The following are from one region of the Bacillus methanolicus MGA3 genome:
- the efeO gene encoding iron uptake system protein EfeO has translation MKYYKLPVVLLLSGSLLFGCSKPNKTSTEPIKEKIPAEKSQVGLNQVATEYRTFAIAEMDEFVKKTEAFANAVIAGNVEKAKELYAPARMHYERSEPIAEVFAELDPKIDAREGDVPETEWGGYHRIEKGLWVENTTKGYEKYAEQLIKDVKLLRAKVETVDVTPELLITGAVDLLNEVSTSKVTGEEDRYSHTDLYDFVANVEGAEKIYELLSPALKKKDKALANEIEQRFDAVYALLDKYKKGEGYVSYTELSKDQVKELSQSINELAEPLSQLGIVLEG, from the coding sequence ATGAAATATTATAAATTGCCTGTTGTATTATTATTATCCGGCAGTCTGTTGTTTGGTTGTTCTAAACCAAACAAAACTTCAACGGAACCGATAAAGGAAAAGATTCCTGCCGAAAAATCTCAGGTGGGTCTAAACCAGGTGGCAACTGAGTATCGAACGTTTGCTATTGCCGAGATGGATGAATTTGTTAAGAAAACAGAAGCGTTTGCCAACGCTGTAATCGCAGGGAATGTGGAAAAAGCAAAAGAACTTTATGCTCCGGCCCGCATGCATTATGAGCGTTCTGAACCAATCGCTGAGGTGTTTGCGGAACTTGACCCGAAGATTGATGCTCGTGAAGGTGATGTCCCTGAGACAGAATGGGGCGGTTATCATCGGATTGAAAAAGGTCTGTGGGTTGAGAACACGACAAAAGGCTATGAAAAATATGCTGAGCAGCTTATAAAAGATGTAAAGCTTTTGCGGGCAAAGGTTGAAACAGTTGATGTAACACCTGAACTTCTGATAACAGGTGCAGTAGATCTATTAAATGAAGTTTCAACATCAAAAGTGACCGGGGAAGAAGATCGTTATTCACATACAGATTTATATGATTTTGTTGCAAATGTTGAGGGTGCTGAAAAGATTTATGAATTGCTGAGCCCTGCTCTAAAGAAAAAAGATAAAGCACTCGCCAATGAAATTGAACAACGTTTTGACGCAGTGTACGCTTTGCTTGACAAGTATAAAAAGGGGGAAGGATATGTTTCTTATACTGAATTAAGCAAGGATCAAGTAAAAGAATTGAGCCAGTCGATCAATGAACTTGCAGAACCGCTTTCCCAATTAGGGATTGTGCTGGAGGGATAG
- a CDS encoding nitroreductase family protein — MNVLEVIKSRRIIKKFKPEPIDDQLIVTWLQAASLAPNHRLTEPWEIIFIGPETRAKLNHKTNFGNAPVLMAVLSKHGASEAEREENAAATACFVQNFMLAAWSNGVGTFWSSIGANPKNRALLGVPDDYDIIGVFGVGYPEEVPDAKPRTPIETKIKHLP; from the coding sequence TTGAACGTACTCGAAGTCATCAAATCTCGCCGCATTATTAAGAAATTTAAGCCAGAACCAATCGATGATCAATTGATCGTCACATGGCTTCAAGCTGCAAGTTTGGCTCCAAATCACAGACTGACGGAGCCATGGGAAATTATTTTTATTGGACCTGAAACGAGAGCAAAATTAAATCATAAAACAAATTTCGGAAATGCGCCTGTTCTCATGGCGGTATTATCCAAACATGGCGCTTCGGAAGCAGAGAGAGAGGAAAATGCAGCCGCAACTGCCTGCTTCGTTCAAAACTTTATGCTTGCTGCATGGTCTAATGGAGTCGGAACATTTTGGTCTTCGATCGGAGCAAATCCAAAAAACCGTGCTCTATTGGGTGTCCCTGATGATTATGACATTATTGGTGTTTTCGGTGTCGGCTATCCGGAGGAAGTGCCGGATGCAAAGCCACGGACACCGATTGAAACGAAAATAAAGCATCTTCCTTAA
- a CDS encoding b(o/a)3-type cytochrome-c oxidase subunit 1 encodes MSTDNTTAFTDFRFEKKDSNLILAHIGFSFFSIFLGALAGLLQIMHRSGWIQLPNWLSYYQLLTAHGVLLALVFTTFFIIGYLYSGVARTLDGRLTPASRILGWIGFCLMVIGTIMAIITILTNESTVLYTFYAPMKASPWFYIGTALLIVGSWFGAFGIFAAYIRWRKNHKNQSSPLFAYMAVATLILWLHASLAVAIEVVFLLIPWSFGIVDRVDIGLSRTLFWYFGHALVYFWLLPAYIYWYVNIPQVVGGKIFSNSLPRLTFILFILFSVPVGLHHQLNEPGIESFWKFFQVVLTMMVVIPSLMTAFAILATFELAGRSCGGKGLFGWVRKLPWKDARFFTAVMGMLIFIPAGAGGIINASYQMNQVVHNTWFITGHFHLTIASTVLLTFFAISYWLVPVLTGRVFTKQLNKLAIIQAVLWATGMFLMAGIMHIVGLLGAPRRTSYATYGGHDLAHTWMSYNQVIAAGGVILFLAIVLLLYIWFNLLFLAPKSEKTIEYPIGVVNEQAERPPRILERWSFWIGVSIALTVIAYAIPIYHLIIHAPPGSLPYRTW; translated from the coding sequence ATGAGTACGGACAATACTACCGCTTTTACCGATTTCAGATTTGAAAAAAAGGATTCCAATCTAATTTTAGCACATATCGGATTTTCTTTTTTTTCCATTTTTCTTGGTGCTCTTGCCGGGTTGCTGCAGATCATGCACCGGAGCGGCTGGATACAATTACCGAACTGGCTGAGCTATTATCAATTGCTCACAGCACATGGGGTGCTGCTTGCATTAGTTTTTACAACGTTTTTCATAATTGGTTATCTATATTCAGGAGTTGCACGTACACTTGACGGAAGACTTACCCCTGCTTCAAGAATACTCGGCTGGATCGGATTTTGCTTGATGGTTATCGGAACTATTATGGCCATAATTACAATTCTAACTAATGAGAGTACAGTACTGTATACGTTTTACGCACCAATGAAAGCCTCACCGTGGTTTTACATAGGTACTGCTCTGCTGATTGTAGGCAGCTGGTTCGGCGCATTCGGAATCTTTGCAGCATACATTCGCTGGCGCAAGAATCATAAAAACCAATCATCCCCGTTATTTGCTTATATGGCTGTGGCTACGTTGATTTTGTGGCTTCATGCCAGTCTGGCGGTTGCCATTGAAGTAGTCTTCCTGCTTATCCCGTGGTCATTTGGAATTGTTGATCGGGTGGATATCGGCTTGAGCCGGACATTGTTCTGGTATTTTGGTCATGCGCTAGTTTATTTTTGGTTGCTGCCTGCTTATATATATTGGTATGTCAATATTCCACAGGTTGTCGGCGGTAAAATTTTCAGCAACTCTCTTCCAAGGCTGACCTTCATTCTGTTTATTTTATTCTCAGTTCCAGTCGGTTTGCATCACCAATTGAACGAACCGGGAATTGAATCATTTTGGAAATTCTTTCAGGTCGTTTTAACAATGATGGTTGTAATTCCGTCCCTAATGACGGCTTTTGCGATTTTGGCCACATTTGAACTGGCTGGAAGATCCTGCGGAGGAAAAGGGCTATTCGGATGGGTGAGAAAACTGCCGTGGAAAGATGCCCGCTTTTTCACTGCTGTAATGGGCATGCTCATTTTTATACCAGCTGGGGCCGGCGGTATCATTAATGCGAGTTACCAGATGAACCAGGTGGTGCACAATACATGGTTTATCACAGGCCATTTCCATTTGACAATCGCATCTACAGTATTATTGACATTCTTTGCTATTTCTTATTGGCTGGTTCCAGTCTTGACCGGACGGGTTTTCACGAAGCAGTTGAACAAGCTTGCCATCATCCAGGCAGTCTTGTGGGCAACCGGCATGTTCTTGATGGCGGGGATCATGCATATTGTCGGGCTTCTTGGTGCACCTAGGCGCACCAGTTACGCCACTTACGGCGGACATGACCTTGCCCATACATGGATGTCCTATAACCAAGTAATCGCTGCAGGAGGCGTCATCCTGTTTCTTGCCATCGTTCTGTTACTGTATATCTGGTTTAATTTGTTGTTCCTGGCACCGAAATCAGAAAAAACAATCGAATATCCGATTGGCGTTGTCAATGAACAGGCTGAACGCCCACCGCGAATTTTGGAAAGATGGTCATTCTGGATTGGTGTCTCCATCGCTCTTACCGTGATAGCATATGCCATTCCGATATATCATCTAATCATTCACGCACCGCCTGGATCGCTGCCGTACCGGACCTGGTAA
- a CDS encoding cytochrome c oxidase subunit II translates to MPKYEKIWLAVGIGSLAVFLIVTGIMAVSMGLNPPNGMGTTIEPEKVETTVPFNRPGLEKIGPNEYRATIISYIFGYNPNTISIPKGATVHFQVTSKDVVHGFLIPGKITNLMLLPGHVVKYTQKFNEHGEFLFLCHEYCGIGHQEMYGRVIVKDKM, encoded by the coding sequence ATGCCTAAATACGAAAAGATCTGGCTAGCCGTCGGAATAGGATCCTTGGCCGTTTTTCTTATAGTCACAGGGATCATGGCTGTTTCGATGGGGCTTAATCCGCCTAACGGCATGGGGACGACAATAGAACCGGAAAAAGTGGAAACGACTGTTCCATTTAACAGACCCGGCCTGGAGAAAATCGGTCCGAACGAGTACAGGGCAACGATCATCTCCTATATATTCGGCTATAATCCAAATACCATTTCTATCCCTAAAGGGGCTACAGTACATTTTCAGGTCACAAGCAAAGATGTTGTCCACGGCTTCTTAATACCAGGCAAAATAACCAATTTGATGCTCTTGCCGGGACATGTTGTGAAATATACACAGAAATTCAATGAGCATGGAGAGTTCCTGTTTTTGTGCCATGAGTATTGCGGAATCGGCCATCAGGAAATGTACGGAAGAGTCATTGTGAAAGACAAGATGTAG
- a CDS encoding cytochrome c oxidase subunit 2A, protein MDNRTEDKEAAAYDESLKGTFVSVFFIGAAILLSWLIIFYLYTDKV, encoded by the coding sequence ATGGATAACCGTACAGAAGATAAGGAAGCAGCTGCTTATGATGAAAGTTTAAAAGGAACGTTTGTAAGTGTTTTTTTTATTGGTGCTGCCATTTTACTGTCATGGTTGATTATTTTTTATCTCTATACCGATAAAGTTTAG
- a CDS encoding Cof-type HAD-IIB family hydrolase, giving the protein MSYKIVFFDIDGTLVNEEARIPQDTIEAIKKLKERNVEVCFATGRAPFHFKNIAEELGIDSYVSFNGAYVVHKGKVIFEHPIKPSSLELLENHARQLNHPIVYLGHEECYANADNHPHVIESFQSVKVEVPGYHPHYWKEEKIFQALLYCQEHEEHFYHGKFPDLTFIRWHRLSMDVLPSDGSKARGIEVMLKHLNLSPDDAVAFGDGLNDKEMLSYVGMGIAMGNAHEELKPFAKFTTKHINDGGIRYGLKELQLI; this is encoded by the coding sequence ATGTCTTATAAAATTGTATTTTTTGATATTGACGGCACATTAGTCAATGAAGAAGCAAGAATACCCCAAGACACAATAGAGGCGATTAAGAAGCTGAAAGAACGGAACGTAGAAGTTTGCTTTGCAACCGGAAGAGCGCCATTTCATTTTAAGAATATCGCCGAAGAACTGGGGATTGATTCCTATGTAAGTTTTAACGGTGCTTATGTTGTCCATAAAGGGAAAGTCATTTTTGAACATCCGATTAAACCTTCAAGTTTGGAATTATTGGAGAATCATGCACGTCAACTCAACCACCCTATTGTCTATTTAGGCCATGAAGAATGCTATGCAAATGCCGACAATCATCCCCATGTTATCGAATCTTTCCAGTCTGTCAAGGTAGAGGTTCCAGGTTATCATCCGCATTATTGGAAGGAAGAAAAGATCTTCCAAGCTTTACTTTATTGCCAGGAGCATGAAGAGCATTTTTATCATGGGAAATTTCCCGACCTTACTTTTATTCGTTGGCACCGGTTGTCGATGGATGTTCTTCCGTCGGACGGATCGAAGGCCAGAGGAATCGAGGTCATGCTTAAGCACCTAAACCTATCCCCTGACGATGCTGTAGCATTTGGGGACGGATTAAATGATAAAGAGATGCTTTCTTATGTCGGGATGGGAATTGCCATGGGGAATGCCCATGAAGAATTAAAACCTTTTGCCAAGTTCACCACCAAGCACATTAACGATGGGGGCATACGATATGGCCTCAAGGAATTGCAGCTGATTTAA
- a CDS encoding phosphoribosyl-AMP cyclohydrolase, translating into MTTENKIASDIKLDFSKLNGLVPAVLQHAETKEVLMVGFMDEEAWEQTVETGLVTLFRRTLGRVQVKGEEDGKFVNVRRIVVDCDVDTVLLEVVPESPVCHYGYQSCFIKEILPKK; encoded by the coding sequence ATGACTACGGAAAATAAAATTGCAAGTGATATAAAGCTTGATTTTTCTAAACTGAACGGTCTTGTGCCTGCCGTGCTGCAGCACGCAGAAACAAAAGAAGTTTTGATGGTTGGCTTTATGGATGAGGAAGCATGGGAACAAACCGTAGAGACGGGACTAGTGACCTTGTTCCGGCGTACCCTTGGCCGAGTCCAAGTTAAAGGCGAGGAAGATGGAAAGTTTGTAAACGTCCGGCGCATTGTGGTAGATTGTGACGTTGATACTGTATTATTGGAAGTTGTCCCGGAGTCGCCTGTTTGTCATTACGGTTATCAAAGTTGTTTTATTAAAGAGATTTTACCCAAAAAATAA
- a CDS encoding orotidine 5'-phosphate decarboxylase / HUMPS family protein produces MVEINFRSQYGIIPALDLESVDAIRRVVEETCEVEGVVGYKLGIVGALRLGLANAVQSIREITDLPILYDHQKAGLDIPDMAKKFCAICQEAGVDALVLFPLAGPTAVEEFVVHTQSQGLCPIVGGDFPMPEYKFSGGGYVTDDGPIRILEQAVKLGVNHFIVPSTNLNGIRRVSEILSASDRKTALFMTGIGTMGGRINEAFAAAPGSSCYAIVGRAVYASDNPKEAAKILGSEALSFGLLKK; encoded by the coding sequence TTGGTTGAGATAAATTTTCGCTCACAATATGGGATTATCCCTGCACTTGATTTAGAGTCGGTTGATGCCATTCGGCGAGTAGTGGAGGAAACATGCGAAGTTGAAGGAGTGGTGGGATATAAACTGGGAATAGTCGGCGCACTCCGATTGGGACTTGCCAATGCTGTACAGTCCATTCGTGAGATCACCGATTTGCCAATTTTATATGACCACCAAAAAGCGGGGCTGGACATTCCTGATATGGCAAAAAAATTCTGTGCAATCTGCCAGGAGGCCGGGGTAGACGCGTTAGTGTTGTTTCCGCTGGCAGGACCAACGGCAGTTGAAGAGTTTGTTGTACATACCCAGAGTCAGGGGTTATGTCCGATTGTCGGTGGTGATTTTCCTATGCCTGAGTACAAATTTAGCGGTGGCGGATATGTGACCGATGACGGACCAATCAGAATTTTAGAGCAAGCAGTAAAACTGGGAGTCAATCATTTTATCGTGCCCAGCACAAATCTGAATGGGATCAGACGAGTGAGTGAAATTCTGTCTGCTTCTGACCGTAAGACTGCATTATTTATGACAGGAATCGGCACGATGGGAGGAAGAATCAACGAAGCATTTGCTGCAGCGCCAGGGAGTTCGTGCTATGCCATTGTAGGCCGTGCAGTGTATGCGAGTGACAATCCAAAAGAGGCGGCAAAAATTCTAGGTTCAGAGGCTTTAAGCTTTGGATTGCTGAAAAAATAA
- a CDS encoding nicotinamide phosphoribosyltransferase domain-containing protein, whose protein sequence is MLKDIYRNPVVLTDSYNPSHHRLKINGDWEISHIYNRKAGMILYGLREIVNSILSIQITKEHVIEAERHAKRMGMVFPTELFMRVVEEFNGYAPISIETLPEGTWCPIGTPFAQIRNTVEGFGELVTWWEANYLHGYFPSNCATEAFHIRKYLEEKKELYGFDDSFFWRVHSYGFRAHRSLEDAYWAGTAWNLTLHETDDFHTSIHNPHAVIGGVSAQSHKVTQQFDNEYDSFIHAIDVTYEDGLKFVALLIDTYDAYRVIHEYLPSLGRYAKEKGIKIAMRPDSGDVIDQAIQIYKVAKANDLLDTVSAFIGDGMSFEVMKKYDAILEEHGIPLNFVAYGIGAGFYQHMTRDTLSWAMKTAYSNGKDRMKFGMEPIKRSIPGEVKVVKIADDLVVETVDESERESLYEVIYHHDGTEKTPTIKIADEEHWKQVQERVHKQDAKQERIILSKAIQEKIDKFAEQYLAKSYSS, encoded by the coding sequence ATGTTAAAAGATATTTACAGAAATCCAGTCGTATTGACGGACAGCTATAATCCGTCTCATCACCGGCTCAAAATAAATGGAGATTGGGAAATTAGCCATATTTACAATCGCAAAGCAGGCATGATCTTGTACGGACTGAGGGAAATCGTTAATTCGATTTTATCCATTCAAATCACGAAAGAGCATGTCATAGAAGCGGAAAGACACGCCAAAAGGATGGGTATGGTCTTCCCAACCGAACTCTTTATGCGTGTCGTAGAAGAATTCAATGGATATGCGCCTATCTCGATTGAAACACTTCCGGAAGGGACTTGGTGCCCGATTGGCACGCCTTTTGCTCAAATACGCAATACCGTTGAAGGATTCGGTGAACTTGTAACGTGGTGGGAAGCAAACTATCTGCATGGGTACTTTCCAAGCAACTGTGCAACGGAAGCCTTTCACATTCGGAAATATTTAGAGGAGAAAAAAGAACTTTACGGATTCGATGATTCATTTTTCTGGCGGGTCCATAGCTATGGATTCCGAGCACATCGCAGTTTAGAGGATGCGTATTGGGCTGGTACGGCATGGAACCTTACGCTGCACGAAACCGATGATTTTCATACTTCCATACACAACCCGCATGCAGTGATTGGAGGCGTATCGGCACAGTCGCACAAAGTCACCCAGCAGTTCGATAACGAGTATGACAGCTTTATTCACGCGATTGATGTCACATATGAAGATGGCTTAAAGTTTGTCGCATTGTTGATCGACACATACGATGCTTACCGAGTTATCCATGAATACTTGCCATCATTGGGACGATACGCCAAAGAAAAAGGCATCAAAATTGCCATGCGTCCGGATAGCGGAGATGTCATAGATCAGGCAATTCAAATCTACAAGGTAGCTAAGGCGAATGACCTTCTTGATACAGTCAGTGCTTTTATCGGTGATGGAATGTCCTTTGAAGTGATGAAAAAATATGACGCAATTCTTGAGGAACACGGCATCCCTCTCAATTTTGTTGCCTATGGAATTGGCGCTGGATTCTATCAACATATGACCCGCGATACACTAAGCTGGGCGATGAAAACTGCTTACAGCAACGGTAAAGACCGCATGAAATTTGGAATGGAGCCAATCAAACGAAGCATTCCAGGCGAAGTGAAAGTGGTAAAAATTGCGGATGATCTTGTTGTTGAAACAGTAGATGAAAGTGAACGCGAAAGTCTGTATGAAGTCATCTATCACCATGATGGCACTGAAAAAACTCCAACGATCAAAATTGCAGACGAGGAACATTGGAAACAAGTCCAGGAACGGGTTCATAAGCAGGATGCCAAACAAGAACGAATCATCTTGTCGAAGGCAATCCAAGAAAAAATCGACAAGTTTGCGGAACAGTATCTTGCGAAGAGCTATTCAAGTTGA
- the menC gene encoding o-succinylbenzoate synthase, which produces MKLTKITLRHLKMRLKSPFTTSFGSFQDKEFLLLEAFNENGMSGWGESVAFDTPWYNEETVKTNWHMLEDFLIPAVLNKEINHPDEVSDIFSFIRKNNMAKSTVEGAVWDLYAKEKGMPLAAALGGNKEKIEVGISIGIQDTVDDLLRLIDGYVNEGYKRMKVKIKPGWDVDVIREIRKRFPDVPLMADANSAYTLEDIDLLKAIDEFNLMMIEQPLAADDIVDHARLQKEIETPVCLDESIHSYEDARKAIELGSCKIINIKIGRVGGLSESKRIHDLCREHGLPVWCGGMLESGIGRAHNIALTTLDHFLLPGDTAGSSRYWERDIIEPEVVVEDGWIVVTDKPGIGYEPNYDIIKEFTVFEKSFT; this is translated from the coding sequence ATGAAACTAACAAAGATAACATTACGACATCTGAAAATGAGATTGAAATCCCCGTTTACAACAAGCTTCGGATCCTTTCAGGATAAAGAATTCCTTTTGCTCGAAGCCTTTAATGAAAACGGAATGAGCGGCTGGGGGGAGTCTGTTGCGTTCGATACGCCGTGGTACAATGAAGAAACAGTAAAAACGAACTGGCATATGCTTGAAGATTTTCTAATTCCGGCAGTCTTGAATAAAGAAATCAACCACCCTGATGAAGTGTCGGACATTTTTTCATTCATACGAAAAAATAATATGGCAAAATCTACTGTTGAAGGAGCAGTATGGGACTTATATGCAAAAGAAAAGGGAATGCCGCTTGCCGCTGCACTTGGCGGAAACAAAGAAAAAATCGAGGTCGGAATCTCGATCGGCATCCAAGATACGGTTGACGACCTCCTTCGTTTAATTGATGGCTATGTGAATGAAGGCTATAAACGGATGAAAGTCAAAATTAAGCCTGGATGGGATGTTGACGTGATAAGAGAAATACGGAAACGTTTCCCAGACGTTCCGCTAATGGCAGATGCCAATTCAGCCTACACCCTTGAAGATATAGATCTTTTAAAAGCGATTGATGAATTTAACTTAATGATGATTGAGCAGCCTTTGGCCGCGGATGATATTGTCGACCATGCCCGATTGCAAAAAGAAATCGAAACTCCGGTCTGTCTGGATGAAAGCATTCATTCTTATGAGGATGCCAGAAAAGCGATTGAATTAGGCAGCTGCAAAATTATTAATATTAAAATCGGGCGTGTCGGCGGTTTGTCTGAATCTAAAAGGATTCATGATCTTTGCCGGGAACACGGACTTCCGGTTTGGTGCGGCGGTATGCTTGAATCTGGAATCGGCAGGGCTCATAATATTGCATTGACAACGTTGGATCATTTTCTTCTGCCGGGTGATACAGCCGGTTCTTCACGATATTGGGAACGGGATATTATCGAACCTGAAGTTGTTGTAGAGGACGGCTGGATTGTAGTTACCGACAAACCTGGAATCGGCTATGAGCCCAATTATGACATAATTAAAGAATTTACTGTTTTCGAGAAATCTTTTACATAA
- a CDS encoding GNAT family N-acetyltransferase, whose amino-acid sequence MSSAVEIRVLKSNHELRQVQVLEKEVWNTDPIPLHQTITASQNGGLLLGAFIDGNMVGFSYSFPGFRHGKSYLCSHMLGIHPDFQEQGIGARLKAEQKQFASKMGYNLITWTYDPLESRNAYLNLTKLHAVCSTYIENCYGEMEDSLNSGLPSDRFKVEWWINSSYVSEPKAIHAANARHIFHWDMTELSFPKLMDIKDGLSSVRESNQPLYVPVPANFQALKNKDGKLALDWRYKTRQIFQTLFTSGYAAVSLVKGETAAVCYYLLVKRELLDLD is encoded by the coding sequence ATGAGTTCCGCTGTTGAAATAAGGGTCTTAAAGAGCAATCATGAACTGCGGCAAGTTCAAGTGCTTGAAAAAGAAGTTTGGAACACTGACCCGATCCCACTTCACCAGACGATCACAGCTTCACAAAATGGCGGCCTCTTACTTGGGGCTTTTATCGACGGCAATATGGTTGGATTCAGTTACAGTTTTCCGGGATTTCGCCACGGAAAAAGCTATTTATGTTCCCATATGCTTGGCATTCATCCTGATTTTCAGGAGCAAGGAATTGGTGCGAGGCTGAAAGCGGAACAAAAACAATTTGCTAGTAAGATGGGGTATAATTTAATTACTTGGACGTATGACCCGCTTGAGAGCAGGAACGCTTATTTAAATTTAACGAAGCTGCACGCTGTCTGTTCAACCTATATTGAAAATTGCTATGGGGAAATGGAAGACAGTTTAAACAGCGGACTTCCGAGCGACCGTTTTAAAGTTGAGTGGTGGATTAATAGCTCCTATGTCTCTGAACCGAAAGCCATCCATGCAGCAAATGCACGGCATATATTTCACTGGGATATGACAGAACTCTCTTTTCCGAAACTAATGGATATTAAAGACGGATTATCCAGCGTTCGAGAAAGCAATCAACCGTTGTATGTTCCGGTTCCAGCGAATTTTCAGGCTCTAAAAAACAAGGATGGCAAACTTGCGCTTGACTGGCGCTACAAGACAAGACAAATATTTCAAACCTTATTTACTTCCGGATATGCTGCTGTTTCACTTGTTAAAGGTGAAACAGCAGCTGTTTGCTATTATTTGCTCGTAAAGCGGGAATTGTTGGATCTGGATTAA
- a CDS encoding M20 peptidase aminoacylase family protein, with product MKEYLEELKPIIYPVFEYLHSNPEVSWQEYKTTEFIRALLEEKGFKVVTFVDCPGLVVEVGCGDVCVGLRTDMDALWQEVNGTFQANHSCGHDAHMTMVIGVMLLLQKIGFPSNGKLKFIFQPAEEKGTGALKLIEKGVLDDVDYLYGVHLRPEQEIGDGQACPAIYHGAAKFIAGEIIGEDAHGARPHLGQNSIEIGASLVNEIKKINLDPMVPYSAKMTKFHAGGDSGNIIPGKASFSIDLRAQTNKALEELTEKIEKVVKAISSLYGVEIRLETKATVAAAEVHEEAMQNMKKAILDTIGKHNLKEPAVTAGGEDFHFYSLKKPQVKATMLGLGCGLIPGLHHPNMTFNREAIFTGIEILAKTIINTFELRKEGHHYEFRC from the coding sequence ATGAAAGAGTATCTGGAAGAATTGAAACCAATTATTTATCCGGTATTTGAGTATTTGCATAGTAATCCTGAAGTAAGCTGGCAAGAATATAAGACAACAGAATTTATCCGGGCATTATTGGAGGAAAAGGGTTTTAAGGTAGTAACATTTGTTGATTGCCCCGGTCTTGTTGTTGAGGTGGGATGCGGGGATGTTTGTGTTGGACTAAGAACGGATATGGATGCTCTTTGGCAGGAAGTAAACGGAACATTTCAGGCAAACCATTCGTGCGGGCATGATGCTCATATGACTATGGTGATAGGAGTCATGCTCCTTTTGCAAAAAATAGGGTTCCCTTCAAACGGAAAACTGAAGTTTATTTTTCAGCCGGCTGAAGAAAAGGGAACGGGTGCGTTAAAATTGATTGAAAAAGGCGTACTAGACGATGTTGATTATTTATATGGCGTACATCTTCGCCCGGAACAGGAAATAGGCGACGGACAAGCATGTCCTGCCATTTACCATGGTGCAGCCAAATTTATAGCTGGGGAGATCATTGGAGAGGATGCCCACGGGGCAAGGCCGCACCTCGGTCAAAATTCGATTGAAATCGGCGCTTCGCTTGTAAATGAAATAAAGAAAATTAATTTGGATCCGATGGTCCCGTACTCGGCGAAGATGACGAAATTTCATGCGGGAGGCGACTCCGGTAATATTATTCCAGGCAAAGCTTCGTTTAGCATCGATTTGCGGGCACAGACGAACAAAGCATTGGAAGAATTGACGGAAAAAATCGAGAAAGTTGTAAAAGCCATTTCAAGCTTATATGGAGTAGAAATCCGGCTCGAAACAAAGGCAACAGTTGCAGCTGCAGAAGTGCACGAGGAAGCTATGCAAAATATGAAAAAAGCAATTCTCGATACAATTGGCAAACATAATTTGAAAGAACCGGCTGTTACTGCCGGCGGGGAGGATTTCCATTTTTATTCCTTAAAAAAACCCCAAGTAAAAGCGACAATGCTTGGACTGGGCTGCGGATTAATTCCCGGTCTTCACCATCCAAATATGACATTTAACCGGGAAGCAATATTTACAGGCATTGAAATTCTTGCGAAAACGATCATTAATACATTTGAATTGCGGAAAGAAGGACATCATTATGAGTTCCGCTGTTGA